The Leptospira saintgironsiae genome contains the following window.
GGAAGTTTATGAGTGAACTTCTCAAAGTCTTTGTCTAGATCGGAACCAACACTTAAAGTAGGGCTTGCGGGATCCGCTAATTTTGGGAACGCTTCTTCGAAAGCTTGGAGTCTTTTGAATAACTGATCAAAATCATAATCAGAAATCTTGGGAGTGTTTTTAACGTAGTATAAATATTGATGATGACGGATCTGCTCTTCTAAAGAGCGCATTTCTTTTGCGGCCTGCTTGGAATCCTTTGGCAGATCTATAGAAACTTTTTTAGATACTTCGATTGGCTCCGCTTTTTTAGAGGAGGTCTTTTTAGCCGGGACTTTTTTAGGCATAGTCGATTATATAAAATTAATATTGGCCGAAACCTACTTTCATATAATCCATAGGATCAGTACGGTTTGATTCTCCGATCCATACTTCATAATGAAGGTGAGGACCCGTTACGTTTCCTGTGGCTCCCACAGTAGCAATCCTCTGCCCTTTATGGACATACTCACCTTCTCTCACTTTTAAGGAGGTGCAGTGACCATACAAACTATAGTATCCGTTTGCATGAGCGATCACTATATGATTTCCATATCCTCTGTTAGAGTAAATTGCTCTGTAAACTCTTCCGTCTCCGGTGGCTGCGATATCCGTTCCAGGAACGTTCGCTAAGTCCACTCCGTCATGGAATTCCATGTATCCGAAAGTAGGAGACCTTCTCATTCCATAATAAGAAGTTAAATTATAAGATAATAATGGTTCTCCGAATGGGAGAGAATTCATGATGCCATATCTGGAATCCAAGAAGTTAAATACAGAATCAACAAGAGCCTTATTCTTCTCCATAGAAACTCTTACTGCGCGATATCCGTAAATTTCAGAAAGATAAGATCTTCCGAGCATTAGATCTTTATCTACTGCTTCTTCTATCTTTAATTCGGTAGCTGCTAAATCTTCTGAGTCTGACTCATCAGGAAGTTTGAGTAATTCATCCGACTCGCCATCAATTAAAGAATGAACTTCTTGTAAATTTTCGTTCAGACTTGCGAAATCATCTCGGATATCTCCTAACTTTTCGCTGTATTCGATATACTCATCGAAGTATTTTCCGTAAACAGAAGCGAGTGCGTTGATCTGTATCCTGGTATTATTATAACGAACAATTCCTAATACTGCGATACCAACGATCGCAAACAATAATCCTACTAAGAAGAAGATGGTGAAGATAGAAATTTGGAAGTGGAAGGACTTATCGAATCCATGAGGGATTAAAAGAACCGTCAGCCTTTGGTGGCCTTTTTCTTTTACCTGGTCGATGCGTTTTTTTATCATCTTTTCCATGGTCGAAATCCCTCTGGTAGAAGGATTCCGGCCGGGAAAGATAGGGTCAAGTGGAAACTATGTTAAATAGAATTCCGTACTTCGGTCTTAATGTGACTAAAGGTTCCATAACGACT
Protein-coding sequences here:
- a CDS encoding M23 family metallopeptidase yields the protein MEKMIKKRIDQVKEKGHQRLTVLLIPHGFDKSFHFQISIFTIFFLVGLLFAIVGIAVLGIVRYNNTRIQINALASVYGKYFDEYIEYSEKLGDIRDDFASLNENLQEVHSLIDGESDELLKLPDESDSEDLAATELKIEEAVDKDLMLGRSYLSEIYGYRAVRVSMEKNKALVDSVFNFLDSRYGIMNSLPFGEPLLSYNLTSYYGMRRSPTFGYMEFHDGVDLANVPGTDIAATGDGRVYRAIYSNRGYGNHIVIAHANGYYSLYGHCTSLKVREGEYVHKGQRIATVGATGNVTGPHLHYEVWIGESNRTDPMDYMKVGFGQY